In Sporosarcina psychrophila, a genomic segment contains:
- a CDS encoding shikimate dehydrogenase family protein → MVDLNLPEKATVPTMYFIGVTTTKSSIMKLFPEWAKILELEDAVLKGIDMNIHADAKEYREVVEFIKNDELSLGALVTTHKIDLYEATEDLFDYLDPFAKTFGELSSISKRDGKLCGHAKDPISSGLALESFVPDSYWDNHKGELFIIGAGGSAIAISSYLLKSDREGNVPSLILISDRNQKRLDEIKTIIHKVNPKVNVEYYLTPEASQNEKLLKKLKPHSLIINATGLGKDRPGSPLPDEAIFPKESLIWELNYRGELDFMHQATAQAECRNLLVEDGWIYFIHGWTQVIAEVFNIDIVGDKFDQIEQYSNQMR, encoded by the coding sequence ATGGTAGATTTGAATTTGCCTGAAAAAGCAACAGTACCTACGATGTATTTTATTGGGGTAACGACAACTAAGTCATCTATTATGAAACTATTCCCAGAATGGGCAAAAATATTGGAACTTGAAGATGCTGTCTTAAAAGGAATTGATATGAATATTCATGCCGATGCTAAAGAGTATAGGGAAGTTGTAGAATTTATAAAAAATGATGAATTATCTTTGGGGGCCTTAGTTACTACACATAAAATTGACCTCTATGAGGCTACAGAGGATTTATTCGATTACTTGGATCCTTTTGCCAAAACGTTTGGTGAATTATCTTCTATATCTAAAAGAGATGGCAAACTTTGTGGTCATGCTAAAGACCCGATTTCAAGTGGTCTGGCTTTGGAAAGCTTCGTACCAGATAGTTATTGGGATAATCATAAGGGAGAGTTATTCATAATAGGGGCGGGTGGAAGTGCCATTGCTATCTCTTCCTATTTACTAAAATCGGATAGGGAGGGGAATGTACCTTCATTAATATTAATTTCAGATCGCAATCAAAAAAGACTGGATGAAATTAAAACTATTATTCATAAGGTGAACCCTAAAGTGAATGTGGAATATTATTTAACACCAGAAGCTTCTCAAAATGAAAAATTACTTAAAAAATTGAAACCACATTCTCTTATTATCAATGCGACAGGGCTTGGAAAAGACAGACCTGGATCCCCGCTTCCAGATGAAGCGATATTCCCAAAAGAGAGCTTGATTTGGGAATTGAATTATCGCGGAGAATTAGATTTCATGCATCAAGCGACTGCACAAGCAGAATGCCGTAATCTACTTGTAGAAGACGGTTGGATTTACTTTATACATGGCTGGACACAAGTTATAGCAGAAGTGTTTAACATTGATATTGTAGGAGATAAGTTTGACCAGATTGAACAATATTCTAATCAAATGAGATGA
- a CDS encoding zinc-dependent alcohol dehydrogenase, with protein sequence MKMKQAIMTEPGNIVFQSVDIPEVGNHEIKIKIKKIGVCGSDIHVNHGKHPYTSYPVVQGHEISAEVKEVGKNVDRIKIGDKVTIQPQVVCGECFMCQNGMYHVCEELKVMGFQTTGMASEYFVVDEEKAIILPDSISWDEGAMIEPLAVAIHAVRRVSTIEDKNVLVIGGGPIGNLVAQTAKALGAKQVVVSELSETRIEIAEQCGLKTINSNSEELSDGIVRCFGHTKADVIFECVGSSYTVAQTIEVARKGSTVVIVGVVSDLTKVNMGFVQDHELTVLGSAMYQTADFNQAVELIKDKKINLNSLITNHLDFENYSEAYSIIDKNKDQVMKVIINVEISNE encoded by the coding sequence ATGAAGATGAAACAAGCAATTATGACCGAGCCAGGCAACATTGTATTTCAAAGTGTCGATATCCCTGAAGTTGGAAATCATGAAATCAAAATAAAAATTAAGAAAATTGGCGTTTGTGGATCCGATATTCATGTTAACCACGGTAAGCATCCATATACATCTTATCCAGTTGTTCAAGGCCATGAAATTTCAGCAGAAGTGAAAGAAGTAGGTAAAAATGTGGATAGAATCAAAATAGGAGATAAAGTAACAATCCAGCCACAAGTAGTGTGTGGCGAGTGTTTCATGTGTCAAAATGGAATGTATCATGTCTGTGAAGAGTTGAAAGTGATGGGTTTTCAAACAACAGGGATGGCTAGCGAATACTTTGTAGTTGATGAAGAAAAAGCAATCATTCTTCCCGATTCCATTTCATGGGATGAAGGAGCTATGATTGAACCGCTTGCTGTAGCAATTCATGCAGTTCGACGTGTATCAACAATTGAAGATAAAAATGTTCTAGTAATTGGTGGCGGACCTATCGGAAATTTAGTTGCACAAACTGCAAAAGCTCTAGGTGCAAAACAAGTGGTTGTGTCGGAATTAAGTGAAACAAGGATTGAAATTGCTGAACAATGTGGATTGAAGACAATCAATAGCAATAGCGAAGAACTATCAGATGGAATAGTTCGTTGTTTTGGTCATACTAAAGCGGATGTCATATTTGAATGTGTTGGTTCTAGTTATACTGTTGCTCAAACGATTGAAGTAGCGCGAAAAGGTAGTACAGTAGTTATCGTAGGTGTTGTATCTGATTTAACAAAAGTTAATATGGGATTTGTTCAAGACCATGAATTAACGGTTTTAGGAAGTGCTATGTATCAAACCGCCGATTTTAATCAAGCGGTAGAATTGATTAAAGATAAAAAAATAAACTTGAATTCACTAATAACAAACCACTTGGATTTTGAGAACTATTCTGAAGCATATTCAATTATTGATAAGAATAAAGATCAGGTAATGAAAGTAATAATAAATGTGGAAATAAGTAATGAATAA
- a CDS encoding bifunctional 2-keto-4-hydroxyglutarate aldolase/2-keto-3-deoxy-6-phosphogluconate aldolase: protein MYRKRDILTKIEESGLVAVVRSDNAEKAKRITEACFKGGVAAIEITYTVPGATEVIKEIRAEFGKDIIVGAGTILDPETARIAILAGAQYIVSPYLDEDTARLCNRYQIPYMPGVMTIKDVVKGLETGAELLKVFPGELLGPKVISAIKGPIPQANLMPTGGVNVDNVGEWIRAGAAAVGAGGSLIGKPDVQGYEQITDTAKSFIEQINIARNN from the coding sequence ATGTATCGTAAAAGAGACATACTTACAAAGATTGAAGAGAGTGGACTCGTAGCAGTTGTGCGTTCGGATAATGCTGAAAAAGCAAAGCGAATCACAGAAGCATGTTTTAAAGGTGGTGTAGCTGCGATAGAGATTACTTACACTGTTCCTGGTGCAACCGAAGTCATTAAAGAAATTAGAGCTGAGTTTGGGAAGGATATCATTGTCGGAGCAGGCACAATCCTTGATCCAGAAACTGCCCGCATTGCGATTCTTGCGGGAGCACAGTATATCGTGAGCCCTTATTTAGATGAAGACACAGCCAGGTTATGCAATCGGTACCAAATTCCATACATGCCAGGCGTCATGACTATTAAAGACGTAGTGAAAGGACTTGAAACAGGCGCAGAGTTATTAAAAGTTTTCCCTGGAGAACTCTTAGGACCAAAAGTCATTTCTGCAATAAAAGGCCCCATACCTCAAGCTAATTTGATGCCTACAGGCGGAGTTAATGTAGATAATGTTGGTGAGTGGATTCGTGCGGGAGCAGCTGCTGTCGGAGCAGGGGGTAGTCTGATTGGAAAACCAGATGTTCAAGGTTACGAGCAGATTACTGACACCGCTAAAAGTTTTATTGAACAAATTAATATAGCAAGAAATAATTGA
- a CDS encoding phosphoglycerate dehydrogenase: MKKKILITPKSFQKYKEKPIEMLEQQGFEVIENTTGRTLTEEEIIEIAKEGVVGIIVGVDPLSAHVLESCSQLQVISKYGVGMDNIDLEKAQELGIRVQNAGGTNNISVAELAVGLMFETARNLSQSIQTVKTFGWNRVIGSELTGKNVAVIGGGQIGKEVAKRCSGLQMDVTIYDPFFNDQAFLDDFNVQRSENFNELISSADFITLHLPVTKETKHMINADVFNHMKPSSALINTARGELVDENALYNALSNRQIGVAAQDVYSQEPPIVGDSLISLPNFILTPHIGAFTKESVERMAIVSTQNLLNMIMSEK, from the coding sequence GTGAAAAAGAAGATTCTGATTACGCCAAAGTCGTTTCAAAAATATAAAGAAAAGCCTATTGAAATGCTTGAACAACAAGGATTTGAAGTTATAGAAAACACAACTGGGCGTACGCTTACTGAAGAAGAGATAATCGAAATTGCAAAAGAAGGCGTTGTCGGAATCATTGTGGGTGTAGATCCGTTATCTGCACATGTCCTGGAATCATGTAGTCAATTACAAGTAATTTCAAAATACGGTGTTGGAATGGATAATATTGATTTGGAGAAAGCTCAAGAGTTAGGCATTAGAGTACAAAACGCTGGTGGTACAAATAACATTTCGGTAGCAGAGTTGGCTGTTGGGCTCATGTTTGAAACTGCTCGTAACCTTTCCCAATCTATTCAAACTGTAAAAACGTTTGGATGGAATCGTGTGATTGGAAGTGAACTAACAGGAAAGAATGTTGCAGTAATTGGAGGGGGACAAATCGGAAAAGAGGTTGCTAAACGATGTAGTGGTCTACAAATGGATGTCACTATTTATGATCCATTTTTTAATGATCAAGCATTTCTTGATGATTTTAATGTACAACGATCCGAAAACTTCAATGAATTAATAAGTTCTGCAGATTTCATTACACTTCATTTACCAGTAACGAAAGAAACAAAGCATATGATAAATGCTGATGTATTTAATCATATGAAACCTAGTTCCGCATTGATTAATACTGCGCGTGGCGAATTAGTAGATGAAAATGCACTATATAATGCATTATCCAATAGACAAATAGGAGTAGCAGCTCAAGATGTCTATTCTCAAGAGCCACCAATAGTAGGTGATTCATTAATTTCCTTACCTAATTTTATTTTGACACCTCATATCGGAGCATTCACAAAAGAGTCCGTAGAGCGTATGGCAATTGTTTCAACTCAAAATTTGTTAAACATGATAATGAGTGAAAAGTAA
- a CDS encoding glucose-6-phosphate isomerase family protein, translated as MTKTAKAFTVNFDLVTGLSKSETSTKRYLSDMKKMFYNVEALEKSIQEENNHVIYEYYSLDLPKTEGDIHFGTSIVYPGTVGDEYYMTKGHFHEILETGEVYFCLSGTGYMLMENPEGDWQIEKFVPGQAVYVPARYAHRSINIGSEPLITFFSFRADAGHDYGTIEMKGFRKLVVERNGNAEVIDNPKWKQ; from the coding sequence TTGACAAAAACAGCAAAAGCATTCACGGTTAACTTTGATTTAGTAACAGGGCTTTCAAAATCAGAAACATCTACAAAACGTTATTTATCAGATATGAAAAAAATGTTTTACAATGTAGAGGCTTTGGAAAAATCGATCCAAGAAGAAAATAACCATGTAATCTATGAGTATTATAGTTTGGATCTACCTAAAACTGAAGGTGATATCCATTTTGGAACTAGCATCGTCTACCCAGGGACAGTGGGAGACGAATACTACATGACAAAAGGACATTTTCATGAAATCCTTGAAACAGGTGAAGTTTATTTTTGTCTTAGTGGGACTGGATATATGCTTATGGAAAATCCAGAAGGAGATTGGCAAATTGAGAAATTTGTTCCTGGACAAGCTGTATACGTTCCAGCACGTTATGCGCACAGAAGTATTAATATCGGAAGTGAACCCCTAATTACTTTCTTCTCATTCCGAGCAGACGCAGGACATGATTACGGAACAATCGAGATGAAAGGTTTCCGTAAATTAGTCGTTGAGCGAAATGGAAACGCTGAAGTTATTGATAATCCTAAATGGAAACAATAA
- a CDS encoding HAD family hydrolase yields MDSIIFDLDGTLWDSRKTVAKSWSEVVKSSPDGIGEITEEDLKATMGLQIKDIAKIVFGYLDETKQMELILDCCHNERLYLLDEGGQLFPGLEEVLQKLSERYKLFIVSNCQEGYIEAFYEYHGLKQYFQDFENPGRTGLSKGENIQLVIERNQLKSPVYVGDTQSDKDATEYAKVPFVYAAYGFGQVEVFNYKIDNFEELINLFM; encoded by the coding sequence ATGGATAGTATCATTTTTGATTTGGATGGGACATTATGGGATTCCCGTAAAACTGTTGCCAAGTCATGGTCTGAGGTCGTGAAAAGTTCTCCAGATGGTATAGGAGAAATCACCGAAGAAGATTTAAAAGCAACAATGGGACTACAAATCAAAGACATTGCTAAAATTGTCTTTGGTTATTTGGATGAAACCAAACAAATGGAATTAATTCTTGATTGTTGTCATAATGAACGATTGTATTTATTGGACGAGGGTGGACAATTATTTCCTGGTCTAGAGGAAGTCCTACAGAAGCTTTCGGAACGATATAAATTATTTATTGTTAGTAATTGTCAAGAAGGCTATATCGAAGCATTTTATGAGTATCATGGACTTAAGCAATATTTCCAAGACTTTGAAAATCCCGGTAGAACAGGTCTCAGTAAAGGTGAAAATATTCAACTTGTCATCGAACGCAATCAGCTTAAATCTCCTGTGTATGTAGGAGACACACAAAGCGACAAAGATGCCACAGAATATGCCAAAGTACCATTTGTTTATGCTGCATACGGATTTGGACAAGTAGAAGTTTTCAATTACAAGATCGATAATTTCGAAGAGTTAATAAACCTTTTTATGTAG